AGCAAGGAAAAATCTGTGCGGTTGCTTTTGGACTCGATTTGACTAACCGTGAATTACAGAGTGAGCTTAAGGCAAAAGGGTTGCCATGGGAGCGTGCAAAGGCTTTTAATGGTGCTGCTGTTATGAGTCCGTTTGTCAGTATTGATGAATCTGACGTTAACAAACTCTCGATGCAATTATGTATTAACGGTGTGTTAGTACAAGAAGGAAATATTGATCTGATGATTCACAAACCTTTGTCTGTTATTACTGAGATTAACTCCTTTTCAACACTGATTGATAATGATATTGTGATGAGTGGTACGCCAAAAGGAGTAGGGAGTTATGTCAAAGGAGATCTGTTTATTGGTAAGATTTTTATTGCTGATAGAGAAATTGTTTCTCAGGAGTGGATCGCAAAATAAAAGAATAGCGCTTTACATGTAAAGCGCTTATTTCTCTTTTTTAAAGAGGACGGTTACCAATCCCCCTACTCCTACAATCACAACGATAATTAAAAATCCAAGTTGAAAAAGATCAAGCATTGTCATTTTTTTGCTCCTTATCTTTAAGTTGACCACAAGCGGCGCTAATGTCTAAGCCTTTGGATTGACGAATAGTACAAAGCACTCCGTGATCCACAAGATACTGTTGAAATGCAACCATATCTTTCTCTAGAGGTCGCCCAAATTCACTTCCTGGATGTGGGTTAAAATAGATGAGATTAACTTTCGATTTTAT
Above is a genomic segment from Sulfurospirillum halorespirans DSM 13726 containing:
- a CDS encoding fumarylacetoacetate hydrolase family protein, which produces MKTVVIDGIRVAPSKVVCIGRNYVEHIKELNNEVPTSMVLFMKPNAALSSELITGAQTPLHYEGEISFLIKQGKICAVAFGLDLTNRELQSELKAKGLPWERAKAFNGAAVMSPFVSIDESDVNKLSMQLCINGVLVQEGNIDLMIHKPLSVITEINSFSTLIDNDIVMSGTPKGVGSYVKGDLFIGKIFIADREIVSQEWIAK